The following proteins are co-located in the Rippkaea orientalis PCC 8801 genome:
- the lepB gene encoding signal peptidase I codes for MSDFDSNKDPWLAVNLSMFFPGIGQIYGGNIVRGIIFLGSQAYFLSMGFWHLFAAKGNTVTGFIYLFIASIAYLFNILDSHLVIYYKHQDTIREKIPRKYKNPWFAVFASRILPGLGHLYLQKSILGLILLTSSLIFLKLDDLFDPLLIVVPILTAIATYHSYLIFPRPHGSLGRSFISLMAGLVFFVSLIGNYFPQWIEQRFEKFIIPSESMKPTLQIGDMVFVSKVANYLPRRGDIIVFTPSESIKTKDPQSPEYYIKRVIATPGEIVEINQGKVYINSLPLDEPYITQPPLYYLPPEVVPAKNYLVLGDNRNNSFDSHVWGFLPKETIVGKAYKIGWPPERINPLN; via the coding sequence GTGTCCGATTTTGATAGCAATAAAGATCCCTGGTTAGCGGTTAATCTCTCGATGTTTTTCCCAGGTATTGGACAGATATACGGGGGAAATATTGTACGCGGAATTATTTTTTTAGGCAGCCAAGCTTATTTTTTATCAATGGGGTTTTGGCATCTTTTTGCTGCTAAGGGTAATACAGTTACGGGATTTATTTATCTGTTTATTGCGAGTATTGCTTACTTATTTAATATTCTTGATTCTCATCTGGTTATCTACTATAAACATCAAGATACAATTCGAGAAAAAATTCCCCGTAAATATAAAAATCCGTGGTTTGCTGTCTTTGCTTCTCGAATTTTACCAGGCTTAGGCCATCTTTATTTGCAAAAATCTATTCTTGGCTTAATTTTATTAACCTCTAGCCTAATTTTTTTGAAGTTAGATGATCTTTTTGATCCCTTATTAATCGTTGTTCCCATATTAACGGCGATCGCTACTTATCATAGTTATTTAATCTTTCCCCGTCCTCATGGATCCCTCGGACGTTCTTTTATTTCTCTAATGGCTGGATTAGTCTTTTTTGTAAGTTTAATTGGTAATTATTTTCCTCAATGGATCGAACAAAGATTTGAAAAATTTATTATTCCTAGTGAGTCCATGAAACCCACCTTACAAATTGGTGATATGGTGTTTGTCAGTAAAGTTGCTAACTATTTGCCTCGAAGGGGTGATATTATTGTTTTTACCCCCTCAGAATCCATCAAAACAAAAGATCCTCAAAGCCCTGAATATTATATCAAACGAGTCATCGCTACACCAGGAGAAATAGTGGAGATTAACCAAGGCAAAGTTTATATTAATAGCCTTCCCCTTGATGAACCTTACATTACACAACCTCCTCTCTATTATCTACCTCCTGAAGTAGTTCCAGCCAAAAACTATTTAGTGTTAGGAGATAATCGCAATAATAGTTTTGATTCCCATGTTTGGGGATTTTTACCCAAAGAAACGATTGTCGGTAAAGCTTATAAAATTGGGTGGCCACCTGAGCGTATTAATCCGTTAAATTAA
- the larB gene encoding nickel pincer cofactor biosynthesis protein LarB — MTPDSLQLLLQAIAQGNITPDQALEKLKHFQFEPVEDFAKIDHHRHLRTGFPEVIWGLGKTPEQIAQIMQVMGKRSPVVMATRIEPAVAEQLEEQIPKLIYYPIARICALKTNEIPRMGGGVISILTAGTADLPVAEEAAITAQLCGFSVQRLWDVGVAGIHRLLSHRELINQADVLIVVAGMEGALPSVVAGMADCPVIGVPTSIGYGASFGGIAPLLTMLNSCAAGVGVVNIDNGFGAAILAGQILRTAQRLQRKE, encoded by the coding sequence ATGACTCCAGATTCCCTTCAATTATTGTTACAAGCGATCGCCCAAGGAAACATTACGCCGGATCAAGCCTTAGAAAAACTCAAACATTTTCAGTTTGAACCCGTCGAAGATTTCGCCAAAATAGACCACCACCGTCACTTGAGAACCGGATTTCCTGAAGTCATCTGGGGACTGGGTAAGACCCCCGAACAAATTGCCCAAATTATGCAAGTGATGGGCAAACGTTCCCCCGTAGTCATGGCGACTCGCATTGAACCCGCCGTCGCTGAACAACTCGAAGAACAGATCCCCAAGCTAATTTACTATCCTATAGCGCGGATTTGCGCCTTAAAGACCAACGAAATCCCTAGGATGGGTGGGGGGGTTATTTCGATTTTGACTGCTGGAACAGCCGATTTACCCGTGGCTGAAGAGGCAGCCATTACTGCCCAATTATGCGGGTTTTCGGTACAACGCCTTTGGGATGTGGGGGTAGCGGGGATTCATCGTCTTCTGAGTCATCGGGAGTTAATTAATCAAGCGGATGTTTTAATTGTTGTCGCAGGAATGGAAGGAGCCCTACCGAGTGTTGTCGCGGGAATGGCGGACTGTCCGGTCATTGGGGTTCCCACCAGTATCGGTTATGGAGCAAGTTTTGGGGGAATTGCCCCCCTACTAACGATGCTTAATTCTTGTGCGGCGGGGGTAGGAGTGGTCAATATTGATAACGGTTTTGGGGCAGCTATTTTAGCAGGACAAATTTTGCGAACGGCACAACGTTTACAGCGTAAGGAGTGA
- the hisD gene encoding histidinol dehydrogenase: MLRIITQSAEVHTELQRIRHRIYDDAIQQQEAAVKKILETVKDRGDLAFLEDLEPPLNPKQLRVSGSELDAAYQQISKDLLDAIRVVCQQLKSFHQQRLPKSWVKFEEDEVVIAKRYAPLKRAGLYVAGDRGSHISRVLMQAIPAQVAQVPQIVLVTPPDATGKIHPNILVAAQEAGVQEIYRLGGAAAIAALAYGTESLPKVDVITGTGDLEITLAKKMVYGTIALDTTVQSSDLMIIADRQANSTQIAADLLAQVEQDPTTAIVLLTPDFGLAEAVQEQVLQQLQQYSPSILTEKAIAHYGLIIVVDSLGQAIALANQFVPQYLMLAMAEPWDFVDQIRHAGTILMGSATPKAIADYLGNSGMILPPSGIVRYASTLGVETFLKPSNLIQYSPTSLKKLSDTLQLLAEAEGFLANTEAIRLRFKGESG, from the coding sequence ATGCTGCGAATTATCACTCAATCTGCTGAGGTACACACCGAACTGCAACGAATCCGCCATCGGATTTACGATGATGCGATTCAACAACAAGAAGCAGCCGTCAAAAAAATTCTAGAAACCGTCAAGGATCGAGGCGATTTAGCCTTTCTAGAGGATTTGGAGCCACCTTTAAACCCAAAACAGTTACGGGTTAGTGGTTCGGAACTAGACGCGGCCTATCAGCAAATTTCTAAGGACTTACTCGATGCCATTCGAGTCGTCTGTCAACAACTCAAGTCCTTTCATCAGCAACGTCTCCCCAAATCTTGGGTTAAATTTGAAGAAGATGAGGTTGTCATCGCTAAGCGGTATGCCCCCCTCAAACGCGCTGGACTTTATGTAGCGGGCGATCGCGGTTCCCATATCAGTCGGGTACTCATGCAGGCCATTCCAGCCCAAGTTGCCCAAGTACCCCAAATTGTTTTAGTTACCCCTCCTGATGCCACCGGAAAAATTCATCCAAATATTTTGGTAGCCGCTCAAGAAGCGGGGGTTCAGGAGATTTATCGTTTAGGGGGGGCGGCTGCTATTGCGGCTTTAGCCTATGGCACAGAAAGTCTACCGAAGGTTGATGTCATTACAGGAACGGGAGATCTAGAGATAACGTTAGCCAAAAAAATGGTTTATGGGACAATAGCCTTAGATACTACTGTTCAATCCTCAGATTTGATGATTATTGCAGATCGTCAGGCTAATTCAACCCAAATTGCTGCGGATTTATTAGCGCAAGTAGAACAAGATCCCACCACCGCTATTGTTCTACTTACCCCAGATTTTGGCTTAGCAGAAGCGGTTCAAGAGCAGGTTTTACAGCAATTACAGCAATATTCCCCAAGCATTCTGACGGAAAAAGCGATCGCCCACTATGGGTTAATTATCGTGGTAGACTCCCTAGGACAAGCGATCGCCCTTGCTAATCAGTTTGTTCCTCAATATCTCATGTTAGCCATGGCCGAACCGTGGGATTTTGTTGACCAAATTCGCCATGCTGGGACGATTTTGATGGGTTCAGCTACCCCTAAAGCGATCGCTGATTATTTGGGAAATTCTGGGATGATTTTACCGCCTTCTGGCATAGTCCGCTACGCTTCTACGTTGGGAGTAGAAACCTTCCTTAAACCTTCTAATCTCATCCAATATTCCCCAACATCCTTGAAAAAACTCTCGGATACTCTCCAATTATTAGCCGAAGCAGAAGGCTTTTTGGCTAATACTGAGGCTATTCGTCTTAGATTTAAAGGGGAAAGTGGATGA